The Acidicapsa acidisoli genome window below encodes:
- a CDS encoding sigma-54-dependent transcriptional regulator, whose product MRTPTKVLIVEDEVHALMGLAELISGWGYRTETARDGIEGYEKVLAWDPAIVVTDLKMPRMDGLGLLTKLTEAGNNMAVIVLTAQGSVELAVDAMKLGAYDFISKPVDATRLKTILANATRQLDTELELEVTRRQLRQSGVLGALVGHSRSMQEVFGLIERIAPSNVSVLITGESGTGKELVARTLHDLSDRKGRPFVAVNCAAIPETLMESEIFGHEKGAFTGAMERRAGCFELAEQGTLLLDELGEMPIGTQAKLLRVLEERKLRRLGARTEQDVDVRVLAATNRDPEDAVAAGSLRSDLFYRLNVFHIHMPPLREHREDIPDMVNAMLAEMNQKHGRHVAGMSASVQEKLQQHEWPGNARELRNLMERAVILAPDGGLIEVAHLPSGFGRPLATPVPIGDGNSVSVRVGATVGEAERLLILRTLEFTGQNKTRAAELLGVSLKTLHNKLKEYEYQRESGGI is encoded by the coding sequence ATGCGCACACCGACCAAAGTTTTGATTGTGGAAGATGAGGTTCACGCCCTCATGGGCCTCGCCGAGTTGATCTCCGGCTGGGGTTATCGGACGGAGACTGCACGCGATGGAATCGAGGGCTATGAGAAAGTTCTTGCCTGGGACCCGGCGATTGTCGTCACGGACTTGAAGATGCCACGCATGGATGGGCTGGGACTGCTGACCAAGCTGACCGAAGCCGGCAACAACATGGCCGTAATCGTACTGACAGCGCAGGGCTCAGTGGAACTGGCAGTCGACGCGATGAAGCTGGGAGCCTACGACTTCATCTCCAAGCCGGTCGATGCGACGCGCCTCAAAACGATCCTGGCCAACGCCACGCGGCAATTGGATACAGAACTGGAGCTGGAAGTCACACGGCGCCAGTTGCGCCAGAGCGGCGTGCTGGGTGCGCTTGTGGGGCACTCTCGGTCGATGCAGGAGGTATTCGGCCTGATCGAGCGAATCGCTCCATCGAATGTTTCCGTGCTCATCACCGGCGAAAGCGGTACGGGCAAAGAACTGGTAGCGCGGACCCTGCATGACCTGAGCGATCGCAAGGGGCGTCCGTTTGTAGCCGTGAATTGCGCCGCGATTCCTGAAACGCTGATGGAAAGCGAGATATTCGGGCACGAAAAGGGTGCATTTACGGGCGCAATGGAGCGCAGGGCAGGCTGTTTTGAGCTGGCCGAACAAGGCACGCTGCTGCTGGACGAACTGGGCGAAATGCCGATCGGGACCCAGGCAAAGTTGCTGCGAGTACTCGAAGAACGCAAGCTGCGCCGCCTGGGAGCGCGTACCGAGCAGGATGTCGACGTTCGCGTGCTGGCTGCGACCAATCGCGATCCGGAAGACGCTGTTGCTGCAGGATCGCTCCGTTCGGATCTCTTTTATCGTCTGAATGTCTTCCACATTCATATGCCGCCGCTTCGCGAGCACCGGGAAGATATTCCGGACATGGTCAATGCCATGCTTGCGGAGATGAACCAGAAGCACGGTCGCCATGTTGCGGGTATGTCGGCGTCGGTGCAGGAGAAGTTGCAGCAACATGAATGGCCGGGCAACGCGCGCGAACTGCGTAATCTGATGGAGCGAGCCGTGATTCTGGCTCCGGATGGAGGATTGATCGAAGTTGCGCATCTGCCTTCGGGATTTGGCCGTCCGTTGGCGACCCCTGTGCCGATCGGCGATGGAAACAGCGTGTCGGTCCGCGTCGGAGCCACGGTAGGCGAAGCGGAGCGTCTTTTGATTCTGCGGACCCTGGAGTTCACCGGCCAGAACAAGACGCGCGCTGCGGAGTTATTGGGCGTAAGTCTGAAAACACTGCATAACAAGCTGAAAGAGTATGAGTATCAGCGCGAGAGTGGAGGAATCTGA
- a CDS encoding sensor histidine kinase: MSLKTKLVLAITGLVFLVTGVLSVVYVSRLLQAVVQQSYDTNVLGAEQIRYALRLALEAGLKDQQVNPNDQVQLRQLAATAVRESTALSAVVKSVVTYSPTVYDISIGDNNNRALLTTGIGGNDQLLPPRTSYLQLRDSNAIELLKAVYGPSAQVYDVVLPLERNDQPFATVRVGVRTTLLRAVFEPLVKPALTLMGLGLATALVVAFFLGNLALRPMEELNMQLDYWSPVAEEQPSEETEGDTVVRVANKIERIGQRMRNVEEVFSALKENLDQVLGNLQDGILLFTGDGRAVLISDAVNRFLHVDRNELLGLHAREIFDRTTILGRTIREAWDARVTLVQEEIVTESGNRIEVSLDFIHDDPTRQGLGALLTLHDTESVEVIESELELSRRMAAIGRLTSGVGHEVKNPINAIVVHLELLKTKLGNAAGPANRHLDVIDSEIHRLDRVVQTLVDFSRPVEVKLVEYDLRYAVSDVATLAEAEMSTKHVKLTCSLPNYPLVAKVDVDLLKQAVLNVVQNGAQAMPDGGRLDVILLEDGKSAVIQVEDEGGGIAEELRERIFDLYFTTKKGGSGIGLAMTYRILQLHHGSIDVQSELGRGSVFQLRIPLSSTDRGRRHPQPTVMESVKGLEG, encoded by the coding sequence ATGAGTTTGAAGACGAAACTCGTTCTGGCGATCACCGGACTGGTTTTCCTGGTGACAGGGGTGCTATCGGTGGTGTACGTAAGCCGCCTGTTACAGGCCGTGGTGCAGCAGTCCTATGACACCAATGTGCTGGGTGCCGAGCAGATTCGCTATGCGCTGCGGCTGGCGCTCGAGGCCGGCCTGAAGGATCAACAGGTCAATCCCAACGATCAGGTGCAGCTGCGCCAACTGGCTGCGACAGCAGTTCGCGAAAGCACGGCGTTGTCCGCAGTGGTGAAGTCGGTCGTCACCTACTCCCCGACGGTGTATGACATCAGCATCGGCGACAACAACAATCGCGCGCTACTCACGACAGGTATAGGCGGCAATGACCAGCTGCTGCCGCCGCGCACAAGCTATCTACAGCTGCGCGACAGCAATGCGATTGAACTGCTGAAAGCCGTTTACGGTCCGTCGGCGCAGGTCTATGATGTCGTCCTCCCGCTGGAGAGGAACGATCAGCCCTTTGCCACCGTCCGCGTTGGCGTGCGTACGACACTGCTTCGAGCGGTCTTTGAGCCACTGGTGAAACCCGCGCTCACGCTGATGGGGCTGGGACTGGCGACTGCGCTGGTTGTGGCGTTTTTCCTGGGGAATCTGGCGCTTCGGCCGATGGAAGAACTGAACATGCAGCTCGATTACTGGTCTCCAGTTGCTGAAGAGCAACCTTCGGAAGAGACTGAGGGTGATACCGTTGTGCGTGTTGCCAACAAGATTGAACGCATTGGCCAACGCATGCGCAACGTGGAAGAAGTGTTTTCGGCCCTGAAGGAGAATCTGGACCAGGTTCTGGGTAACCTGCAGGATGGAATTCTGCTGTTTACCGGGGATGGACGGGCGGTTCTGATTTCGGATGCGGTCAATCGCTTCCTGCATGTGGATCGGAATGAGTTGCTGGGCTTACATGCACGCGAAATCTTCGACCGGACCACAATTCTGGGAAGGACGATTCGCGAAGCGTGGGATGCTCGCGTGACGCTGGTGCAAGAAGAGATTGTGACCGAAAGCGGTAACCGGATCGAAGTGTCGCTCGATTTTATTCACGACGACCCAACCCGCCAGGGATTGGGAGCCCTGTTGACGCTGCATGATACGGAATCGGTGGAGGTAATCGAAAGCGAACTCGAGCTTTCCCGGCGCATGGCGGCAATCGGCCGCCTCACCTCAGGCGTCGGCCATGAGGTCAAGAACCCGATCAACGCCATCGTGGTCCACTTGGAGTTGCTGAAAACCAAGCTCGGCAATGCCGCCGGGCCAGCCAACAGACACCTGGATGTGATCGATTCTGAAATTCATCGGCTTGACCGGGTTGTTCAAACATTGGTCGATTTCTCGCGTCCCGTAGAAGTAAAGCTCGTGGAGTACGATTTGCGCTACGCGGTTTCAGACGTGGCGACGCTGGCGGAAGCGGAGATGTCAACGAAGCATGTAAAGTTAACCTGTAGTCTCCCAAATTATCCGCTCGTCGCCAAGGTGGACGTTGACCTGCTCAAGCAGGCAGTGCTGAATGTTGTCCAAAACGGCGCCCAGGCAATGCCGGATGGTGGACGGCTGGATGTGATTCTGCTCGAAGATGGTAAATCGGCTGTCATACAAGTGGAAGACGAAGGTGGAGGAATAGCAGAGGAACTGAGAGAGCGTATCTTCGACTTATACTTCACTACAAAAAAAGGTGGCAGCGGGATCGGATTGGCCATGACATATCGTATTCTCCAGTTGCATCATGGAAGTATCGACGTACAATCAGAGTTAGGACGTGGATCGGTATTCCAGTTGCGAATACCTCTCTCCTCCACGGACCGGGGACGACGGCATCCTCAGCCGACGGTAATGGAAAGCGTAAAGGGGTTGGAAGGATGA
- a CDS encoding methyltransferase family protein, with translation MNSGQAAIRGDPGRAMNWPETIASLLVGGAFFALWFWLLPGWLGFQVDAASIAPWRWIAALPSVLGFAVALHCVWDFGRTGRGTPAPIAPPKRLVVAGFYRYVRNPMYVGFFTGWIGLWIVFGRANAVVIAAACAVILGVALFVIAYEEPTLRKSFGAEYDDYCKHVHRWIPRTHAWHP, from the coding sequence ATGAACAGTGGACAGGCTGCAATCCGGGGAGATCCAGGACGCGCGATGAACTGGCCCGAAACCATTGCATCGCTGCTAGTAGGCGGCGCGTTCTTCGCGCTTTGGTTCTGGTTATTGCCTGGATGGCTGGGCTTTCAAGTAGACGCAGCGAGTATAGCGCCATGGCGGTGGATTGCGGCCTTGCCTTCAGTGCTTGGATTCGCTGTCGCGCTCCATTGTGTCTGGGACTTCGGGAGGACTGGACGCGGAACGCCGGCGCCAATCGCTCCGCCAAAGCGGCTGGTAGTAGCGGGCTTTTATCGGTATGTGCGCAATCCGATGTACGTTGGATTCTTCACGGGCTGGATCGGCCTGTGGATCGTCTTCGGAAGAGCGAATGCGGTCGTGATTGCAGCGGCGTGCGCTGTCATTCTCGGAGTCGCATTGTTTGTGATCGCATACGAAGAACCCACTCTTCGAAAGAGCTTCGGCGCGGAGTATGACGACTACTGCAAGCACGTTCACCGATGGATACCGCGCACGCACGCGTGGCATCCATAA
- a CDS encoding amidohydrolase, producing MPALVETYKDFHGHPELSHHEEQTSAKLAADLRKLGYQVTERVGVYQDGANTSKAWGIVAVLENGPGPRLLIRTDMDALPVEERTGLDYASHVQSKNAEGQPTGVMHACGHDIHMTVLLGTAKELAARKSQWHGTVMLIGQPSEETIDGSRAMLADHLYERFGKPDFVLSEHDDPALATGDVAIKGGPLLASSTSIDVIMRGIGTHGAHPNGGKDPILMAAEFVVLAQGIISRQIDAQQPAVLTVGTIHGGLKRNIIPDEVTMGLTLRTYSDEVRDQIIAAIRRTADGVAVTYGVSADRMPIVNVSKTEIAPATINDPAFAERLRKVAIATLGAQHVAVGESVMGSEDVGLFSLNGTIPAVMFRLGASDPGKLAESMKTGVSLPSLHSPLFAPVYEPTIRTGVTSLTAMALDVLK from the coding sequence TTGCCGGCCCTGGTCGAAACATACAAAGACTTCCATGGCCATCCGGAGCTCTCTCATCACGAGGAGCAAACATCGGCGAAGCTTGCCGCCGATCTGCGTAAGCTCGGCTATCAGGTCACTGAGCGGGTCGGCGTATATCAGGACGGAGCAAATACTTCCAAAGCCTGGGGAATCGTGGCGGTGTTGGAGAACGGTCCTGGTCCGCGCCTGCTGATCCGGACGGACATGGACGCGTTGCCTGTCGAGGAAAGGACAGGCTTAGATTACGCATCGCATGTTCAATCGAAAAACGCCGAAGGCCAGCCCACCGGCGTCATGCATGCCTGCGGCCACGACATTCACATGACCGTGCTGCTCGGCACAGCCAAGGAACTTGCTGCGCGCAAGAGCCAGTGGCATGGGACGGTCATGCTCATCGGCCAGCCTTCGGAGGAGACCATCGACGGCTCGCGCGCTATGCTTGCCGACCATCTTTACGAGCGCTTCGGCAAGCCTGATTTCGTTCTCTCTGAGCACGACGATCCCGCGCTTGCTACAGGCGATGTTGCTATCAAGGGTGGGCCGTTGCTGGCCAGTTCCACCAGCATTGACGTGATCATGCGCGGAATCGGAACGCATGGCGCGCACCCGAATGGAGGCAAAGATCCAATTCTCATGGCGGCCGAGTTTGTTGTGCTTGCCCAGGGGATCATCAGCCGACAGATCGACGCCCAGCAACCAGCGGTGCTGACGGTCGGCACTATTCACGGCGGCCTTAAGCGCAACATCATTCCGGATGAAGTGACGATGGGTCTCACGCTGCGGACCTACAGCGACGAAGTCCGGGATCAGATCATCGCAGCAATCCGCCGTACAGCCGATGGCGTAGCAGTGACCTATGGCGTGTCCGCAGATCGCATGCCAATCGTCAACGTGAGCAAAACCGAGATCGCCCCCGCAACGATCAACGATCCTGCCTTTGCTGAGCGTCTGCGCAAGGTCGCAATCGCAACCCTGGGAGCCCAGCATGTCGCGGTCGGCGAGTCGGTGATGGGCAGCGAAGATGTCGGACTGTTTTCGCTGAACGGCACAATTCCAGCGGTGATGTTTCGCCTCGGCGCGTCCGATCCGGGCAAATTGGCGGAGAGTATGAAGACCGGCGTTTCGCTGCCAAGCCTTCACTCGCCGCTCTTTGCACCGGTCTATGAGCCGACGATTCGCACTGGCGTGACCTCATTGACCGCGATGGCCCTCGATGTGCTCAAGTGA
- a CDS encoding S10 family peptidase yields the protein MPQSRKRPVLTTAATVLTLLLASPVFTHLSAQERRTTTETKEDTSKDIPIPQETTAVTQHQEAIGGQTIHYTATVGNLLISKEDHDEIEKPYHSVFYISYTEDGADSNKRPVTFLYNGGPGSATIWLEMGSVGPMRVLSNSPEPTNNPPFKVVPNEYSLLDKTDLVFIDAPGTGYSHPVGKGTIKDVAGVDEDLSAFTKFIIRYITVNHRWNSPKFLFGESYGTTRSAGLSATLNEAGVQLNGIVLLSSILNYNARAAGLDNNYITDLPSFAAIAWYHNKVPNKPADVLTFIQQARDFARGPYAEALYQGNALSDADADKIANQMSSLIGLSPAFIKNANLRISASRFRKELLRDQNKILGRYDARFEGPDADAAGENPGYDPSDTGISGAYVASFHNYLESDLKFVSQDTYNNSGPDLNQNWDQKHRPATATGPFGRQQAMPYVAGDLGDTIRKNPHLKVFAANGIYDLATPFTATEWELAHMGTESKLRANVTWGYYPAGHMVYLNVDALKAFRQDLGSFYDNAR from the coding sequence TTGCCCCAATCGCGTAAACGGCCCGTTCTGACTACTGCCGCCACGGTGTTAACGCTCCTGTTGGCTTCGCCGGTCTTCACGCATCTCTCTGCGCAGGAGCGCCGCACGACAACGGAGACAAAGGAAGATACTTCCAAGGACATTCCCATTCCTCAGGAGACCACCGCGGTCACGCAACATCAGGAAGCCATCGGCGGCCAAACCATTCATTACACCGCGACGGTCGGCAATCTCCTGATCAGCAAGGAAGATCACGACGAGATTGAAAAGCCTTACCACAGCGTCTTCTATATCTCCTACACGGAGGACGGCGCTGACTCCAACAAGCGCCCCGTAACCTTCCTGTACAACGGCGGACCCGGTTCAGCCACGATATGGCTTGAGATGGGCTCGGTCGGCCCGATGCGCGTTCTCTCGAACAGCCCCGAGCCGACCAACAATCCGCCCTTCAAAGTGGTTCCCAACGAGTACAGCCTGCTCGACAAGACCGACCTTGTCTTTATCGACGCGCCGGGCACCGGATACTCGCATCCCGTAGGCAAGGGAACTATCAAGGATGTCGCCGGAGTTGACGAAGACCTGAGCGCCTTCACAAAGTTCATCATCCGCTACATCACGGTGAATCATCGCTGGAATTCGCCCAAGTTCCTCTTTGGTGAGTCCTACGGAACGACCCGTTCGGCTGGCTTGTCCGCTACGCTGAATGAAGCCGGTGTGCAGTTGAATGGCATTGTTCTGCTCTCGTCTATTCTCAACTACAACGCCCGCGCCGCTGGCCTGGACAACAATTACATCACCGACCTGCCCAGCTTTGCCGCCATCGCCTGGTATCACAACAAGGTTCCCAACAAGCCTGCCGATGTATTGACCTTCATCCAGCAGGCAAGGGACTTCGCCCGCGGCCCCTACGCGGAAGCTCTCTATCAGGGCAACGCCCTCAGCGATGCCGATGCGGATAAGATCGCCAATCAGATGAGCAGCCTCATCGGACTCAGCCCGGCATTCATCAAGAATGCGAATCTGCGCATCTCAGCCTCACGCTTCCGCAAGGAACTGCTGCGCGATCAGAACAAGATTCTCGGCCGCTACGACGCGCGATTTGAAGGGCCTGACGCCGATGCTGCGGGTGAAAACCCAGGCTACGATCCCTCCGATACGGGCATCTCAGGAGCCTATGTCGCATCCTTCCATAACTATCTAGAAAGCGATCTCAAGTTCGTCAGCCAGGACACCTACAACAACAGCGGACCTGATCTGAACCAGAATTGGGATCAGAAGCATCGGCCCGCTACCGCGACGGGTCCCTTTGGCCGCCAGCAGGCGATGCCATACGTTGCCGGCGATCTTGGCGACACAATCCGCAAGAATCCCCACCTCAAGGTATTTGCAGCCAACGGTATCTACGATCTGGCAACGCCCTTCACGGCTACCGAATGGGAGCTGGCCCACATGGGAACGGAGTCGAAGTTGCGCGCCAATGTAACCTGGGGTTATTATCCAGCCGGGCACATGGTCTATCTCAATGTTGACGCGCTCAAAGCGTTCCGGCAGGACCTGGGCAGCTTTTACGACAACGCCAGGTAG
- a CDS encoding S1/P1 nuclease has product MRFNLRSAAVITVCLLFTFQNAMGWNSIGHMAVAYVAYQQLTLTQKARVAALLALNPNYKKWLAYIKPGASQEDQQMYVFMMAATWPDEIKANGSGYKSDGDNPPKTSEASANIGYKDMVMHKYWHFVDLPFSTDGTTPLPAVPTPNAQTQIAALRKALASDEPDALKSYDLVWLMHLTGDVHQPLHCATRVTQTAKRGDAGGNSVKIDVAPQELHGYWDNLLGVGDTQNYSVALTAAQLLSSADATAAADLNEADWVNESFALAKSSVYINPPIGPGLGTFTIGSNPNYGSDSLKIAQQRVALAGARLANVLNAELK; this is encoded by the coding sequence ATGCGATTCAACCTGCGTTCAGCCGCGGTCATTACGGTCTGCCTGCTGTTCACGTTTCAGAATGCAATGGGCTGGAACTCGATCGGCCACATGGCGGTGGCTTACGTGGCATACCAGCAACTGACCCTGACGCAGAAAGCGCGGGTTGCGGCCCTGCTGGCTCTGAATCCCAACTACAAGAAATGGCTTGCTTACATTAAGCCCGGAGCTTCACAGGAAGATCAGCAGATGTATGTCTTCATGATGGCTGCGACCTGGCCCGACGAGATCAAGGCCAACGGTAGCGGCTACAAGAGCGATGGGGACAATCCGCCCAAGACCTCCGAGGCCTCGGCGAATATCGGCTATAAAGACATGGTGATGCACAAGTATTGGCACTTCGTGGATCTGCCATTCAGCACGGATGGAACGACGCCGCTGCCCGCGGTTCCCACGCCTAACGCGCAGACGCAGATCGCCGCCCTGCGCAAGGCTCTGGCCTCGGACGAACCCGACGCCCTCAAATCCTATGACCTTGTCTGGCTGATGCATCTCACAGGCGACGTTCATCAGCCGCTGCATTGCGCCACGCGCGTCACGCAGACTGCCAAACGCGGCGATGCCGGCGGCAACTCAGTCAAGATCGACGTTGCTCCCCAGGAACTGCACGGTTACTGGGACAATCTGCTTGGGGTCGGAGACACACAGAATTACTCTGTCGCGTTGACGGCTGCTCAGTTACTGAGCAGCGCGGACGCGACCGCGGCCGCTGACCTGAATGAAGCGGATTGGGTCAACGAAAGCTTCGCCCTGGCGAAGAGCAGCGTCTATATCAATCCACCGATTGGACCGGGGCTGGGAACATTCACCATCGGGTCGAATCCGAACTACGGCTCTGACTCCCTCAAGATTGCACAGCAGCGCGTAGCACTGGCCGGGGCACGGTTGGCGAATGTACTGAATGCCGAATTGAAGTAG
- a CDS encoding DUF4160 domain-containing protein, with product MGSIRFDGVRFVVYTMDHEPRHVHGFYAEVEVIVDLLQESNVSLANRTDAIRPSNGSKADVRHVLTAAAKHFDELAALWEKHRGSA from the coding sequence ATGGGTTCAATCCGATTCGATGGAGTGAGGTTCGTGGTGTATACGATGGATCACGAGCCTCGGCATGTGCATGGTTTCTACGCTGAAGTGGAAGTGATCGTCGATCTTCTTCAGGAAAGCAATGTCTCGCTTGCAAATCGGACGGATGCCATACGGCCAAGCAACGGAAGCAAAGCCGATGTACGACATGTTCTGACAGCAGCCGCCAAACATTTCGATGAATTGGCAGCTCTCTGGGAGAAGCATCGTGGCTCAGCATAA
- a CDS encoding DUF2442 domain-containing protein has product MAQHKVLTTDAEIEAALETAKRHDSDPLAQTVEHILGLNLLIVGLSNGRRLVLPIEDVQELGHATHKQIQNYELLGRGTGIHFPDLDVDLYVPALIEGVYGNRRWMAQLGKKGGAAKTKAKRLAAQANGTRGGRPKKNTAAVT; this is encoded by the coding sequence GTGGCTCAGCATAAAGTCCTTACAACCGATGCCGAAATCGAAGCGGCCTTGGAAACGGCCAAGCGCCACGACAGCGACCCGCTTGCTCAAACGGTCGAGCACATCCTGGGTCTAAACCTGCTCATCGTAGGACTCAGCAACGGACGCAGGCTGGTGCTTCCAATCGAGGACGTGCAGGAACTGGGCCACGCAACGCATAAGCAAATTCAGAATTACGAATTGCTCGGCCGTGGAACCGGCATCCACTTTCCAGACCTTGATGTTGACCTTTACGTCCCCGCGCTGATCGAAGGTGTTTATGGAAATCGCCGTTGGATGGCGCAGTTGGGCAAGAAGGGCGGCGCAGCTAAGACGAAGGCGAAACGTCTGGCTGCACAGGCAAATGGTACGAGAGGTGGACGGCCAAAGAAAAACACGGCAGCCGTCACATGA
- a CDS encoding NAD(+)/NADH kinase produces the protein MNRVAIVSKPLKTELNRLLPELVEWLREHDFEPVLDRESAAYVVGAAAAAKGKSGSAIGGVEVRDRPDLPGACPSLVIVLGGDGTLLAVGRIFAPTDTPILSVNLGSLGFLTEVRLASLYPTLEGWCDNCCAIDERTMLHTELWRDGRCIASFEAVNDIVLSKSSIARMAEFAIELDTMLVARFRADGVIVATPTGSTAYTLAANGPIMVPGVDALVITPICPHLLTLRPIVVPGSSDLTLRMEGPKGGLPNPTILTVDGQQAVDLRIGDELRCHRSEFSVKLVRLGGNGFFDALRSKLKWGER, from the coding sequence ATGAACCGCGTCGCAATCGTCTCCAAGCCTCTCAAGACCGAGTTGAATCGCCTGCTTCCAGAACTGGTGGAATGGCTGCGCGAGCATGACTTTGAGCCGGTGCTCGACCGGGAGAGCGCGGCATATGTTGTGGGCGCCGCTGCTGCCGCAAAGGGCAAGTCCGGCAGCGCCATCGGGGGCGTTGAGGTGCGTGACCGTCCCGATCTCCCCGGGGCATGTCCATCGCTTGTCATTGTCCTCGGCGGCGATGGTACGTTGCTGGCGGTCGGCCGCATCTTCGCACCGACCGATACTCCGATTCTCAGCGTCAATCTTGGCTCTCTGGGCTTTCTCACGGAAGTTCGCCTCGCCAGCCTGTATCCGACGCTCGAAGGCTGGTGCGACAACTGCTGCGCCATCGACGAACGCACGATGCTTCATACGGAACTATGGCGCGATGGAAGATGCATCGCGAGCTTTGAAGCCGTGAACGATATCGTTCTCTCCAAAAGCTCGATTGCCCGCATGGCTGAGTTCGCTATCGAACTGGACACCATGCTTGTCGCCCGCTTTCGTGCCGATGGCGTCATCGTAGCCACGCCCACCGGCTCCACAGCCTACACTCTGGCTGCCAACGGGCCGATCATGGTGCCCGGCGTCGACGCCCTGGTCATCACGCCGATTTGTCCGCATCTGCTTACGCTGCGCCCTATTGTTGTTCCGGGCAGCTCGGATCTCACGCTGCGCATGGAAGGTCCCAAAGGCGGCCTTCCCAATCCGACGATCCTGACCGTCGACGGCCAGCAGGCGGTGGATCTGCGTATTGGGGATGAGCTTCGTTGTCACCGCTCCGAGTTCTCAGTCAAGCTGGTGCGGCTTGGGGGCAACGGCTTCTTTGACGCCCTGCGCAGCAAGCTCAAATGGGGTGAGCGATAA
- a CDS encoding TlyA family RNA methyltransferase, which yields MTSTPRIRIDTLMVQKGLVPSRERARALILAGRVLVSEQKVDKPGTAFPKDVPVRLLGQDIRYVSRGGLKLEAALAHWSIPVQGRACLDIGTSTGGFTDCLLQHGASHVSCVDTGFGQIAMSLRMDARVRLYERTNARLLAAGFFSQQHVAEPVPPLTLLVVDVSFISATLVLPPVLAAAPSLTEAVVLVKPQFEAGREYVGKGGIVRDAEAHRLAVERVTQCLTGLGGKSIEGIDSPITGMEGNQEFLLYAILTAP from the coding sequence ATGACATCTACTCCAAGAATCCGAATTGATACCCTGATGGTCCAAAAGGGACTTGTTCCCAGTCGCGAACGGGCTCGCGCACTCATATTGGCTGGCCGGGTGCTGGTTTCGGAACAGAAGGTTGACAAACCCGGGACGGCATTTCCGAAGGATGTTCCGGTCCGATTGCTTGGCCAGGATATACGATACGTGAGCCGGGGCGGCCTGAAGCTGGAGGCCGCGCTGGCTCATTGGTCCATTCCGGTGCAAGGGCGGGCGTGCCTCGACATCGGCACTTCGACCGGTGGGTTTACCGACTGCCTGCTGCAACACGGAGCCAGCCACGTCTCCTGCGTCGATACCGGCTTTGGACAAATCGCGATGAGCCTGCGCATGGACGCTCGCGTCCGGCTCTACGAGCGGACGAATGCCCGCCTGCTTGCCGCGGGCTTCTTCAGCCAGCAACACGTGGCTGAGCCAGTACCTCCGCTCACGCTCCTGGTTGTCGACGTCTCCTTCATTTCGGCGACACTTGTGCTGCCGCCTGTGCTGGCCGCTGCTCCTTCGCTGACAGAAGCGGTCGTGCTGGTTAAGCCTCAATTTGAAGCAGGCCGTGAATATGTCGGCAAGGGAGGAATCGTTCGAGACGCCGAGGCCCACCGGCTTGCCGTCGAACGTGTCACGCAGTGTCTTACCGGGCTTGGGGGCAAGTCCATTGAGGGTATCGATTCTCCAATCACGGGGATGGAGGGAAATCAGGAATTCCTCCTGTATGCGATCCTTACTGCTCCTTGA
- a CDS encoding RNA polymerase sigma factor: MLMEDAELLEAVARQDQSAMASLFDKYSRLVYSIALRVLREPDLAEDVMQEVLLQVWRQPGGFVAQRGSLGAWLAVVARNRSIDVIRRRSHLTPLEDMVLPEPRNLQRAVEENHLMDQVRVAVETLPGEQQSPLHMAYFEGLTHTEISERTGTPLGTVKTRIRTALATVRRALEQ, from the coding sequence ATGCTAATGGAAGATGCCGAGTTGCTGGAGGCTGTCGCCAGGCAGGATCAATCCGCCATGGCGTCGCTCTTCGACAAATATTCGCGGCTGGTCTATTCAATCGCACTGCGAGTATTGCGAGAACCCGATCTCGCGGAAGACGTGATGCAGGAAGTCCTGCTGCAGGTTTGGAGACAACCTGGCGGATTCGTCGCGCAGCGCGGCAGCCTGGGCGCCTGGCTGGCCGTCGTGGCGCGAAACCGCTCGATCGACGTCATACGACGCCGCTCGCATCTGACGCCACTGGAAGATATGGTGCTTCCCGAACCGAGGAACCTGCAGCGCGCGGTGGAAGAGAACCATCTCATGGATCAGGTAAGAGTCGCTGTTGAAACGCTGCCCGGAGAACAGCAATCGCCGCTGCATATGGCGTATTTTGAAGGACTGACACACACCGAGATTTCGGAGCGAACCGGCACACCGCTGGGTACCGTGAAGACCCGGATTCGCACGGCCCTGGCCACGGTGAGAAGGGCGCTGGAACAATGA